Genomic segment of Flavobacteriales bacterium:
TAGTTGTTGCTGATTCCGGCACGCTTGTTTCAACCGTAAGTTTAAATGGGTGTTCGGCCACCAGCAATTCGCTAAAAGTAAAGGTAAACCCAACACCCAAACCCAAGTTTGTTTTTAACAAAGCCGATACGTGCTGGTCTAACAATGGTTTTGATATGGTAAACACCTCGACCCTTTCAAGTGGTACAATGAGCTATAAATGGTCGTTTGATGATGGCAATACCAGCACAAAAACCGACGTATCGCACACCTATTTAGACACCGGGAGCCGTGCCATAAAATTGGTGGTTACATCCAATTTTGGGTGTAAAGATTCCATCTCAAAAAATATACATGTATGGGCAAATCCAACCGCCAATTGGCAGTTTAATCAACAGACTCAATGCCTCAACGAAAACAAATACATCTGCACAAATTTGTCGTCGGTGCCGTATGGTTCTATCGTAAAATATCATTGGGATTTTGGCAATGGCGATACAACGAATACGCCTGATGCCACAGTTTCTTTCAGTAAAGCTGGTAAATATGATATAATTTTCACCGTAACTTCAAACAAAGGCTGTTCAGCCGTTCTGCCTCAGCGAGCCATTGTGGCTCAAAGCCCCACCGCCGATATTGGTTTGGTGCAACAAAATGTTTGTTTGGCCGATAATCTGTTTGATTTTACCGACAATAGTTTGGGTGGCAATATTGTTTCGCACCAATGGACTTTTGGAGATGGAAATACTTCTACGACTGCCGATAATTTAGGATATTCCTACGGCAACGCCGGAAATTATCAGGTAGATTTGGTGGTGAAAACAGATTCAAACTGTTACGATACGGCCACCCGAATGATAGATGTTTATGCGAGTCCGATAGCGGCTTTTACCATTAACGATACTTCGCAGTGCGAAAAAGGAAATAACATAATTATTGCCAATAAAACCTTGTCAAACGGGGCTACCATTGCCGCTACCAATTGGGATTTTGGCAATGGAAATACCTCAAACAATGCCAACCCGGCTTCGTTTTCATACACCGCCGAAGGCAATTATAGTATCCAAATGATTGTGAGAAGTGATAAAAATTGTAACGACACAGCCACACAAAACGTTCGGATAAACGCCAGCCCCAAAGCTCAATTTTCGGGCGGAATTATTTGTTTGGGTGATACGGTGCAATTTCAAAACAGTTCAACCATATCAACAGGCCGAATTGTGAGCAATACATGGGATTTTGGCGATAAAATAACCTCCTCAAGCCTGAACCCGTGGCATGTTTATAAAAAGGCAGGAACCTATCAGATTCAATTGATTGTTGAATCGGCTTTGGGTTGTAAAGATACGTTGACAGACAAAACGGCTGCATTGGTATATGACAAGCCAACGGCTGATTTTACTTATAAAAAGTTAGCTTCGTTTGATGCCACCACCGAAATGTTGTTTGAAGAAAATGCTCAAAATGCCAATTCGTGGAACTGGCAAATTTTGGGAATAAGCAGTGGCAGTGGACAAAGTTATCAATGGCAATTTACCGATACAGGCACATTTGCCATAATGCTTTGGGTAGAAAATGCCAATGGGTGTCGAGACACAATCATTAAACAAATTTTTGTTTTTCCTGACGGAGAGTTGATGGTGCCCACCTCATTTTCGCCCAATAACGATGGGTTGAACGAAGTTTTTAAACCCTACGGCGTGCGGTTTGTGAAAGAATTTGAAATGACCATTTACAACCGTTGGGGCGAACAGATTTTTAACAGCATAGACCCTTCTATTGGTTGGGATGGCACCTATTTGGGTAAACAAGTTCCGGCAGGTCAATATGCCATTACCATAAAAGTGCTTGATTTTAGCAACGAAAAAATCATTTATAACAACACCATTACCATTTTGCGTTAGGGTAAGTATATGGCAAGATTTATTAGCGTTGAGTCAAGAAGCAGTGCGTTGATATGGTGAATATACGCCATAGAAGTGTGTATATATTGATGTTGGTGGCAAGGCTTGAAACCGACACCACAGAAAAAATAACAAGACAAAAAAAGAAATAAAATATGGACACAAATAATATATGGTTTACTTCTGACCACCACTTTGGACACAAGAATATAATCGAATTTTCCAAACGACCTTTTGCCAATGCAGACGAAATGAATGCAGAAATGGTAAAACGTTGGAATGAAAAAGTTGGAGTTGAAGATATAGTTTATCATATTGGAGACTTTGCACTAATGTCGTCAGGAAAAGTAAGACAATTAAGAGCACAACTTAATGGACGAATTTGTTTAATCACAGGTAATCACGAAAGTTCAGCATTAGAATGTGCTGACTGTTTTGAGTGGATAAAAGATTATTACGAACTGACAGTTTCTGACAGCGATGCACACAAAGGAGAAAGATTTATTGTTTTATTTCATTATGCAATGAGAGTTTGGAATGCAAGTCATTATGGGACATGGCATTTATATGGACACTCACACGGCGATTTACCAGACGATGAAACTTCATTATCATTTGATGTTGGTGTTGATAGTCACGATTTCTATCCCTTATCGTACCAAGACGTGAAAAACATAATGTCGAAAAAGAAATGGAAACCACCTTTTGAACCAAGAAATAAATAGATAGAAAATGCCCAGCCACCAACGCGGGTTTGGCAAAAGCTGGGCATTTGTAATAAATTAAACATTTGTTCTTCTATTTAGCTTTGGTAATAAATTGAACTTTCGTACTTTTATTTCCCAGCCTTCGCCAAGCCCGAAACCGTTATCGGTCAGTAAAAGAAAGATGAAACATACTGCAATAATTATATTGATTTTGATAGTTGGAATTGGATGTTTCAATAAAAAAGATCGCAATAATCGGTTTGACTTTATCAATTGTTCTGATACGATACCTGAAATGGATATTGATATAAAAAGAAATGCAGATTCGATCCGAAATGATTTAAGTGAGCTTTATGGATATGATTTGTGCGAGGAATGTGGTTGGGTCAATTTTAAAATGCCATTTAAGATTCAAAACAAGAGTGGATTCTTAAAAGTAATGATTGATTACGATTATGAAATATGTGATAATTGTCCAATAGCAATGAGAGAGAGGAATTATTTTTCAATAATGTTTAATCAACATGATAAATTATTGGTGGCAGGAAGACCAATAGAAAAAGACTCTTTAAAACCACAGATTATTAAATATTTGTCAAAAGTAGGCAAAGATGATTTGGCTCCAGAAGATCTTAATGGATTGAATTACCTAATATATTGGAAACCTGACTGCAATAGAGAAATGCTAGATTCTATACTTACTATAGTTTATCAGTCTCATCTTGAATTTGTTGAAAATGAGCTAAAAACCAAGAATATTGACTTTTGCTCACTTAATAGAATGCAACTGGATTCACTTAAACTAAAATACCCATTGAGAATAGAGTTTGATTTGGAAAAAGCAGGAATTTAGGATTTTGACATTTGAATGGTTTGTGCCACAGGAATAGCGGTATCGCCAATACGTAAACCGTTAGCTCGTCACAAAAGCAACACCCAAATAAAATTATGGATACAGAACATCAAATCAAAGAATATATTGACAGTCAACCCGACTCAAAACGTTCGGATCTTGAAACATTGCATAGCCGAATGCTTTATTTATTGCCAAATTGCAAATTATGGTTCTTGGACGGAAAAGACGAGCATGGCAAGGTGGTTACCAATCCAAACATTGGATATGGTTTAAAAACGATAAAATATGCAAATGGTAAAACCAAAGATTTTTATCAAGTTGGAATCAGTGGAAATACAACGGGTATTTCGGTGTATATTATGGGCTTTGAAAATAAAAAGTACTTGTCTGATACTTACGGAAAAACAATTGGCAAAGCAAGTGTAACAGGCTATTGCATAAAATTCAAATCGCTAAAAGACGTAAATATGGATATACTTGACACAGCGATTTTAGACGCAATTAAGCATCGGATTTAAAGTAGAAAGTGCAAAGCAAAACCTCAAACCAAAACACCATCGAAGAAAGGCTTGGGTAAACACTTTTCAAGCCATTCGCACAATATCAGTGTAAAATTTTACTTTTGACCAATGCACGCAAATGCACCTTTGGCCGAGCGGGTTCGGCCACAATTGTTAAATGAGTATATAGGTCAGCAGCACATCATTGCTGAGGGGAAGCCACTTTATAATTCCATAAAAAATGGGGCATTGCCGTCTATTATTTTTTGGGGACCTCCTGGTGTCGGAAAAACAACGTTGGCCAAAATCATTTCAAACGAACTAAAACGACCCTTTTTTATTTTAAGTGCCACCGAATCAGGGGTAAAACAGGTTAGAGAGGTCATAGAAAAAGCCGAAAAATCGAGGTTTTTGGGTAGTCAAAATGCAGTTTTGTTTATTGATGAAATTCATCGGTTTAATAAATCGCAGCAAGACAGCTTGTTGGGAGCGGTTGAACAGGGCATAATCACACTTATTGGTGCCACCACCGAAAACCCTTCTTTTGAAGTGAATGCGGCTTTGCTGAGTAGGTGTGAGGTCTATGTGCTTAAATCACTTGGTAAGGAAGAGCTGAGAGAAGTGGTGGAGCGTGCCATCAAAACCGATGAGCTTTTGAAGCAGAAAAAAATTAAGCTCAAAGAGTTGGATGCCTTGATGGTGCTGTCTGGGGGCGATGCCCGACGAATTTTGAATACGTTGGAAATTGTGGTAAATGCCAACTCTACCGATAAAATTTTGACCATCACCAATAAACTGGTGGAACAATCGGTGCAACAAAATCGGTTGATATACGACAAAACCGGAGACCAGCATTACGACATTATTTCGGCCTTTATTAAATCCATGCGGGGCAGCGACCCCAATGCAGCGGTGTATTATTTGGCCAGAATGATTGAGGCCGGAGAAGACCCCATATTTATTGCCCGACGTATGGTTATTTTAGCCAGCGAAGATATTGGAAATGCCAACCCAACGGCTTTGGTTTTAGCCACCAACGGTTTGCAGGCGGCTCAAGCCATTGGCTATCCAGAGTGCAGAATTATACTTTCGCAAGTGGCCGTGTATTTGGCCACTTCGCCCAAAAGTAATAGTACCTATATGGCCATTGGCAAAGCACAAAAGTTGATTGCCGAAACAGGAAACTTACCCGTGCCGATGCACCTAAGAAACGCTCCGACAAAGCTGATGAAAGAACTGGATTATGGTGTTGGTTATAAATATGCCCACGATTTTGGAGGGTTTGTAAACTTGGAATTTTTGCCGGAAGAAATTGTTGGAACCACGCTGTATGAACCATCAAATAATGCCCGCGAAAATGAAACAAGAACTCGAATGAAAGCGTATTGGAAGGAAAAGTATGGGTATTGAATGTTTTCCCAAAAACAAATATGCCACCACAAATAAGAGCTAAAAAACACTTTCTTGCAGAGAAACTGTGCCTGCTACTTATGCAGCAGGCCAATAACTTTTAGGAGGTTTGTCTATTTGCCACCAAACGCAAAACGGTTGAAGATTGAAATGGACATGTATGAATTTAACTTTTTGATATACAGAAGTACTCGCTATGTTAAATGCGGTGCAAAGGAAATCAATTTCAAAAAAAGTATTTTGTCATAAATGACATTGTTTTTGTTTTGATTGGCAAAAAGTAGATTTGGAAGTATTTTTGACTACTTTTTTGACAAGAAGTAAAAGCAACTTCTTATTTTTGGCAAAAAAAACGATGAGTGCTACTAAAGTTCCTATTCAATTAATTCGGAAACTAAAAGAACAAATTGTATCTGTTGCTTCTCCTGGAGTAAATATTCACAAAGAATTGGCTGATTTACTGAAATCATCTCAGGAATCGGTTTATAGAAAATTTAGGGGTGAAACGGCTTTTAATATTAGCGAGCTCTATACTATTTCGAAGCATTATGGAATTAACCTCGGTTTTCTACTGAACACTACAGACGAAAAAAAGGTAAATTTTAAACCGTTGTTCAATTTGGGGTCGGGTATTCAAGATTATTTAGAAGATATACTTACCACGCTCAACATACTATCAAAATATGACCAATTCAGACTGACAATGACGTGTGCTGATGCACCTTTGTTTCGTATTTTCGGTTATCCAAATCTAACCAAGTTTAAGGTGTTTTACTGGAACAATATCCTCAATTCGCAGCAGGATGACAACGAAATGTTGGATATGCAAAAGACCATTCCAATGAGTTCGGTGTGCAGGCTTCACGATCTTTTTCTAAATTTGAATATAGTGGAAGTATGGTCAAAAAACACACTGACAGGAATGCTCAATCAAATTGAATATTATTACGACTGTGGCCTGATAAAGGATGCCGATATGGAACTGCTCTCAATGGACATGAAAAAACTGATAGATGACCTTTTTGATCCGACCGACAAACGAAACAGCAATCTCTATCTGCACGAATTGTCGTTTAACAACAATACATTTTTTGTAGAAACCAAACAAAAAAGTGTGCTTTCGTTGGGTGTAAACGGCATAAATTCCATCATGTCGGAAGATAAAGATATACTTTCTGAACACAGAATGTGGTTTCGAAAAGTGATGGCTAAGTCATATCGTGTTTCAGGACAATCAAAAAAAATAAGTTATGCTTTGCATCGCGAATTTGACGATCAACTAAATCGTTCGTTTGTTCCTCGACTTACCACCCGATATTTGGCCGTATAATTTACACCGAAACCTCGCCTTTTATGGCAGGATGTGGGTTGTAATTTATCAATTCAAAATCCTCAAAATCAAAGGCATACAAATCGTTTACATCAGGATTCATTTTCATGGTAGGGTAGGGGCGAGCCTCTCGGCTTAACTGCAATTCAACCTGTTCAAAATGATTTTTATAAATATGAGCATCTCCAAAGGTGTGCACATATTCTCCCAAGCCAAGTCCGCAAACCTGAGCCATCATCATGGTTAAAAGGGCATACGATGCAATGTTGAATGGCACACCCAAAAACAAATCGGCACTGCGTTGATATAGCTGACAACTCAGTTTTCCGTCAGCCACATAAAACTGAAACATACAGTGACAAGGGCTTAAAGCCATTTTTGGCAAATCGCCCACATTCCATGCGTTTACGATTATTCTTCGGCTATCGGGATTGTTTTTTAATAAGTGCAAAACCTCTTCTATTTGGTCTATAACCGAGCCATCCGCAGCCTGCCAACTTCGCCATTGTTTCCCATAAACTGGGCCTAAATTGCCATTTTCGTCGGCCCACTCATTCCAAATCCGAACCCCGTTGTCAGTAAGGTATTTAATGTTGGTGTCGCCTTTCAAAAACCAGAGCAATTCATAAATGATTGATTTTAGATGTACCTTTTTTGTGGTTATCAGCGGAAAACCTTCAGATAAATCAAAACGAAGTTGACCTCCAAAAACACTTCGGGTTCCGGTGCCGGTTCGGTCGCTTTTGTCGGTACCGTTTTCAAAAACAAATTTTAGAAAATCTTCGTATTGAGTCATTTTTATTTTTTTTAAGAATTGAAGTCGTGTCCTATTTGCACAAAAACAACACTTCAAAGAACGCCAACTTATCTTGGTTGTTTTCAACAATATTTAAACCTTAAAAATATTAGTTTTGCGGTTTGAAAGAAAAAACAACATGGCAGTAGCATTAAAATTACCAAAAATGAGCGACACAATGGAAGAAGGTGTGATTGTGTCATGGCAGGTAAAGGTTGGTGATGAAATAAAATCAGGCGATATTTTGGCTGAGGTTGAAACCGACAAAGCCACGATGGACTTAGAAAACTACGAAAAGGGAACAGTTTTGCATTTGAATGTAGAGGAGGGCAAAGCCATTGCTGTTGATAGCATTATTGCCATTGTCGGAAAAAAGGGAGAAGATTTCTCGGCTCTACTTTCTGCAACCCCAAAAAAGGCGGAAGCACCAACAGAAGCTCCGGCAGAAAAAGAAATAATTCCAAGCACCCAGCCTGCAACACCTGCTGCAATTGAAACTACCGTTGGAAACTCTGATAGCCGAATACTGGCCTCACCATTAGCCAAAAAAATGGCTTCAGATAAAGGTATTGACATTGCTATGGTGGCAGGAAGCGGCGAAAACGGACGAATTATTAAACGTGATGTCGAGAGCTATTCCCCAGCGGTTATGCCAGCATCAGTTTCGGGAACAGAATCGTTTACCACCGTTCCTGTTTCCCAAATGCGAAAAACCATTGCCCGCCGATTGAGCGAAAGCAAGTTTACTGCCCCACATTTTTATCTTACCATGGAGATAAGAATGGACAACGCCATTGCTGCCCGACAAGAAATGAATCAATTTTCGGAGGTGAAAATTTCGATGAATGATTTGGTTGTAAAAGCGGCAGCCACGGCATTAACCCGACATCCAAAAGTGAACTCAAGTTGGTTGGGCGATACCATTCGAATAAATAACCACATTCATGTTGGTGTGGCTATGGCGGTGGACGAAGGCCTTTTGGTTCCGGTGGTAAAACATGCAAATAACAAATCGCTTTCGCAAATAAGCACAGAGGTGAAAGCCTTTTCGGCCAAAGCCAAAGATAAAAAATTGCAACCTGCCGATTGGGAAGGCAATACCTTTACCATTTCCAACCTCGGAATGTTTGGCATTGAAGAATTTACGGCCATCGTAAACCCCCCAGATGCCTGCATTATGGCAGTGGGGGCATCAAAAGAAACCGTATTGGTAGAAAACGGCGAAATGAAAATTGGCAACGTAATGAAAGTAACTTTAAGCTGCGACCACCGTGTGGTTGACGGCGTAGTAGGTTCTCAATTTTTATTGACTTTTAAAGAGTTGATGGAAAATCCTGTAAAGATTTTGGTATAAAAAAAAGATACTCAGGCAACGGAAAACCTTTTTATTGCATCATGAGGTAAAATGATTATCATGAAGCATTTTAAAAGAAACCTGATTCTAATTTTAAGCCTACTTTCTGTTCATCAAGCTTATGCACAATGTGATGCTAGTTTTTCACATTACAATCCATGGGATGCAGTAGATTTAAGCATTTATAATTTTAGGGACTCTGGGAACAATGGGTTAATTTACCAAAAATGGGATTTTGGCGATGGCGATAGCACAAATTTCTATTTGACATACGGGGGAGTCTCGGGACATGTCTATAAAAAATTTGGGATTTACCAAATTACCAGGTATATATGGGATAGTGTAAATAGTTGCCGAGATACATTCTCGGATACCATTCACATTAATTGTATTAAGCCAAGTTTTACAGCTTATCACAAATATTCAACTTCCAATTTTGGTGTAGAGTGGGCAAATATTGGGGGTGTTGCCAAATGGTCGTTTGGAAATGGGGACAGTCTTGATTGGTTTAATTATTCTGGTTATTCAATTGCTCCAAGATATATTTACAAATCCAATGGAAAATATAGAGCTTGTTTCTATACAGAGGAAGGTGATTGGAGATGCAAGGATACTTTTTGTGATAGTGTTGAGGTAAATTATAATTGTATAGCAGATTTTAAAATCACAATAAATAAGGATTCTTTCATTTTATCGGATGTTTCTACGAATGCTCAAACATTTAGTTGGAAAATATATAGTGGTAATTCATTGATTGGAACATCTTCAACCAGAACTTTTATAGGAAAACCATCTAGTAAACAGCATTATGCGGAACTTACAATTACCGACGCAAGCAAAAAATGCACTTCCAAAAGGACGAAATGCATATTCCCTGACTCAAGTGTTAAAAATTTTGACGCTTCTATAAACGTGAATCGAGAAGTTGATATAAATACATTTATACCATTTCAACCCACCCAAATTGATTGGGGGGATGGAAATACAACAAATCTATATTCTGGATTAAAACATAAATATAATACTTGGGCTAAGCATCAAATTTGTATAAGTACACCTGGAATTTACGAAAACTGTCCCTCCATGATTTGTGATTCCATTGATTTGACTACACTATGCTCAGCAAACTTCAATGCGGAGGCTTTAAAAGTTTCGAATATAGATTCATTCGGAACAAATAATAGGTTTGTTAGATTATCTGCACAACAACAGATAGCGAAAGATTTGTTTTATAAATACTATTTTGGAGATGGAGATTCATCAACAGAACCGAACAAAGAAATTTTTTATCAATATAAATCGGCAGGACAGTATAAAATTACCAGAATTGTATCAGATTCTGGTAATACCTGTACTGACACAGTCAGCAAAATGGTTGACATAAAGTTTCTTACCTGTGAGGCAAAGTTTGAATCAAAATTGGTCGGAGACACCTTTGTGTTGGTCAATAAATCCCAGGTAGCAGATAGTATTTGGTGGGAGATAAATGGACAAAACCATTTATGGTCTCAGCAAGACACAATCAAATACAGTTTTAAAGACAAAGATTCTCTAATGAGCTATGTAAGGTTATATGTGGTTTCAGACAGCGGCCAATGTGTCTCTACCGTTGAGCAGTGCCTTCAATACCAAAGCAATGTAAATGGGTTTGAAACCAAAATAGTGGGAAATAAAGTAGAACTAATACCCCGCTGTGGTGCGTTTGGCGTTTGGGACTATGGAGACGGAACTGCCTCCACCAAAAATAACGCACACACCTATGCTAATATCGGCAATTACAGTGTCTGTTTTTCTGTGATGAACGCAAACACAACAACGTGCCCCTCAAAAACATGTGATACGCTGCGAATAAAACAAAACTGTAATGCCGACTTTACCTGGAAACTAACCAATAAAATGTATACCTTTACGTATACCGATTCAAGTGATTCACACAAGTGGTATGTGAACGGAAACTATATAGGCATAGGAAATAGTTATTCCGTATATGACACAAACCAAAGCTTAGAGGTAAGCTTGGAAGCTACAAAAGGATACTGCAAAGCGGTGGAGAAAAAATGTATATTGCGTAAACATCTATGGGGACATTATTTTTCGGGTGAAACGCATTCATTTAATTCAGGCTTTCTCAATGCCTATTGGGACTGGAACAATGGTGACAGTATTAAAAAGGCACGAACATTTAATATGACCATACGTGATGCAGGGATATACCAATTGTGTCTAACCAATCTTGATTCCTCAAACAGTGTTTGCCCTGCCAAAGTGTGTGATGAGCTAGTTATTGAGCTTGACACAGGTTGTACTCCTTTGTTAAGCTACTTTATTGAAGATACAGTTCCTAATGGGAAGAGAGTAAATATTGTTACTGAACCGTATTTTAATCGTAGGGTTAGTCTTTCATTTGAACCCGATTGGTGTTACTTTGTTGATTATCAAAAGCCATACGGAATATATGGACAGATGCCCTTGAACACCGGTTACAAAATATGCATGAAAGAGTGGTTTGGTAATAATGGTGATGATACATTTCGTTTTTGTTCTGATTGTAAAACAGTCTTTCTCGACACCGCAAAAACAAAATGCAAGGCCAATTACGAGGTGCAGCTAGATACTACGCAAAAGTTTAAAATACGGTTAATTAATAAATCATCCAACCTTTCAACACACCAGTATTTATGGGCATTCGGAGATGACTCGGTATCTGATTCCAGAAATCCCAGTCATAGGTTTAATAAGTTTGGGAAATACAATATTCACCTCACCGTTTACGATAGCGTTGAGCATTGCATTGCCCGGTTCAAAGATGAAATTGGGCTGGATTCGCTGGGTAAACTTTTAAAGGTTGATGGTTTTGATGTAGAAGTAATAGAGGGAGACAAAACGGACAGAATTGAATCGGTTGGAAGAGATAATTCATCTATTAAAGTTTTTCCCAATCCTAATACCGGACAATTTACTGTTCGTTATATGGATACATGGAATTTGGTAGAACCTATAAAAATTTCATTGTATGATTTGAATGGACAACTCATTTTTGAATCAGAAGATATCGGGGTTTCGGAGACAAACATAAATATGCAAAACTTTGCGAAGGGTGTTTATATTATGAATGTCAACCAACAAGAAGCCAATGTTAGGGTTCTTATTTTAAAACAAAATTAGAAGACCAAAAGCAATCCCGTAAAGATTTTGGTGTAAAAAGGCCATTTAGCTTTTCTTTATAATATCCGAAAACCGCTGCTTGTTGTTTATATCTAAATTTAAGCAGAATGTTATTTTTTGCCCGAAGTTTTTGTACCCCTGGAGGTTTTGTATGTCATTAATCAACGTTGATGAGAAAAATGGCATATAGATTTCAAATAAATCGGGAATCAAATTAATTATCAAGCCTCCGCTGTATAGAAAAGATTCTTGTTTGCTATTGCTCAGTTGAGATTTTATGTCGTTGAAGGTAAAAAAGTCAAGATATACTCCTAAAGGCAACCTAAACGGCAAATCACTTTTTAGATTGGCGGCCATTACCCATTGAGAAATATTTCCATAGTTCCCACGATTTTTGAAATATGTTTGAGTGGGCAACACCTGTCGATGAAAAACAGAACTGTTGTCCACCCCACGATACAGCATCGGACTCATATAGGTATAGTCCCATTTTCCGGCAGCCGATTCTAATCGGTAATGATACGTTGCATCATCGCTGGGGTCTAAAAATATCCCTCCAAACAACCGGATATCAAGGCCTTTCTTTTTAATTTTATAGGTAATATGTTTATTAAACTCGGCATTTAATTTAACGAACATATCATTTTTGGTGTTGGTTGCTATTGATTTTAGTGTCGTATCATACCGGTATGTCAATAATTTTGGAAGACCTGTTTGCAGGCTTATTTCAAAGCTATTTGGATTAAGTGCCTTTCCATTTTTTCGGTTAAAAATGAGTTCAATAAACTGGCTGTTTCCAAGTTGGGTTACGCTGCGTCTGCCCAGGGCAAAACCCGTATCAAGCGAAAGAGCTGTTTTCCGTTGTTCTATGTCGAACAATGGTTTTTCTCTTATAAGGTGAGTTCGCAACGTGAGGGAGCTGGAAATGGGAAGCCTTTTGTCGTGGTTTCTAAACCCAAAAGTTAAAAATGGACTGATGCGGGTGTATTGATACAATTCATCAACTCCTTCGGTTTTAATTAAGTAATTCGGCAAATGAGAAAAACTGGCAGCCTTTACACCAAGCACAGTTTTGTTGTGTACTTCGTTTTTATAATTGGCAAAACTTAGGTCAAAATAGCCATTGAGTGTTTTTGTGGTGCGGCTATACAAAAGCACCGTGGTAAAATTATTTTTTTGTTGTGGAATGGTTGAGTTACTTAAAATCAAACCCTGCATTCCTCTGTTGTGTCCGTTCCAGGCAAGAGCAGGTGCAAAAGAAAATTTTGTAACATTTGGGTTGCTCATAAGCGACATAAACCCAATTTGCAATGGTTCTATTTTTTTAAACATGCCTGATTTTCGCATCGAGTTGTTTTGTTGGTTTATCTCGGGCATAACACCGTAAGGATCTATTTTTACCAAATCATAGTCCATGTTGGGTGCCGCAACACCTTTAATACCATTGTGGCCTTCTA
This window contains:
- a CDS encoding pyruvate dehydrogenase complex dihydrolipoamide acetyltransferase — encoded protein: MAVALKLPKMSDTMEEGVIVSWQVKVGDEIKSGDILAEVETDKATMDLENYEKGTVLHLNVEEGKAIAVDSIIAIVGKKGEDFSALLSATPKKAEAPTEAPAEKEIIPSTQPATPAAIETTVGNSDSRILASPLAKKMASDKGIDIAMVAGSGENGRIIKRDVESYSPAVMPASVSGTESFTTVPVSQMRKTIARRLSESKFTAPHFYLTMEIRMDNAIAARQEMNQFSEVKISMNDLVVKAAATALTRHPKVNSSWLGDTIRINNHIHVGVAMAVDEGLLVPVVKHANNKSLSQISTEVKAFSAKAKDKKLQPADWEGNTFTISNLGMFGIEEFTAIVNPPDACIMAVGASKETVLVENGEMKIGNVMKVTLSCDHRVVDGVVGSQFLLTFKELMENPVKILV
- a CDS encoding DUF1801 domain-containing protein, producing the protein MDTEHQIKEYIDSQPDSKRSDLETLHSRMLYLLPNCKLWFLDGKDEHGKVVTNPNIGYGLKTIKYANGKTKDFYQVGISGNTTGISVYIMGFENKKYLSDTYGKTIGKASVTGYCIKFKSLKDVNMDILDTAILDAIKHRI
- a CDS encoding thymidylate synthase → MTQYEDFLKFVFENGTDKSDRTGTGTRSVFGGQLRFDLSEGFPLITTKKVHLKSIIYELLWFLKGDTNIKYLTDNGVRIWNEWADENGNLGPVYGKQWRSWQAADGSVIDQIEEVLHLLKNNPDSRRIIVNAWNVGDLPKMALSPCHCMFQFYVADGKLSCQLYQRSADLFLGVPFNIASYALLTMMMAQVCGLGLGEYVHTFGDAHIYKNHFEQVELQLSREARPYPTMKMNPDVNDLYAFDFEDFELINYNPHPAIKGEVSV
- a CDS encoding phosphoesterase; this translates as MDTNNIWFTSDHHFGHKNIIEFSKRPFANADEMNAEMVKRWNEKVGVEDIVYHIGDFALMSSGKVRQLRAQLNGRICLITGNHESSALECADCFEWIKDYYELTVSDSDAHKGERFIVLFHYAMRVWNASHYGTWHLYGHSHGDLPDDETSLSFDVGVDSHDFYPLSYQDVKNIMSKKKWKPPFEPRNK
- a CDS encoding replication-associated recombination protein A, which translates into the protein MHANAPLAERVRPQLLNEYIGQQHIIAEGKPLYNSIKNGALPSIIFWGPPGVGKTTLAKIISNELKRPFFILSATESGVKQVREVIEKAEKSRFLGSQNAVLFIDEIHRFNKSQQDSLLGAVEQGIITLIGATTENPSFEVNAALLSRCEVYVLKSLGKEELREVVERAIKTDELLKQKKIKLKELDALMVLSGGDARRILNTLEIVVNANSTDKILTITNKLVEQSVQQNRLIYDKTGDQHYDIISAFIKSMRGSDPNAAVYYLARMIEAGEDPIFIARRMVILASEDIGNANPTALVLATNGLQAAQAIGYPECRIILSQVAVYLATSPKSNSTYMAIGKAQKLIAETGNLPVPMHLRNAPTKLMKELDYGVGYKYAHDFGGFVNLEFLPEEIVGTTLYEPSNNARENETRTRMKAYWKEKYGY